The stretch of DNA AAGCACCCCGGTGACGGAAAGCTCATGGCGCACATCCCGGAAGGGATCTTCCTGTCTGGGGAGGACGACGAACCGGTGTGGGTGGATGAATTCCACATCGACACCTTTCCTACGACCAACGCCGACTATGCGCGGTTCTGCGCAGCCACCCGGCATCCGATGCCTGAGCACTGGCAGAATGGTCGGTGTCCGCGTGAGCTGTACGACCATCCCGTTGTGCACGTAACGTGGCGAGACGCGAACGCGTACGCGACGTGGGCAGGGAAGTCGCTGCCGATAGCCGAGCAGTGGGAGAAGGCCGCGCGCGGAACCTCCGGTCGTACCTTCCCGTGGGGCGACCAAAAGACGGCCGCGAAGTGCAACGTCCGAGAGACCGGAGTGGAACGTACGACATCCGTCTCTCGATACCACAGCGGCGTTTCGCCCTACGGGGTCTACGACATGGTGGGCAACGTGTGGGAATGGCTAGCAACGCCAACCACGCCAGGGCGGTACGAACTGCGAGGTAGCGCCTTCACGAGCCCCCTGTTCCGGGGAGCACCCGCCGTGCCCAACGACGCCAGCGACACGATGCACGACGATGACACCGGGTTCCGCTGTGTGGCAACGCCTGAGCAGATGACTCCTCGGAAGGCGTGACGGGAAGGGCTCATTGCAGGCCCCATGGGCCATTAGTGGAAGGCTTCCAGATGACCGCTGCTGCCTACACTCCTAGGCAGCGGTGGGCATTTGCAGGTCGAGCCGGGCGTTGGTGCTACGCAGCATCATGAAAGTGTTGGCGTACGTGACATCCATCGCCTTGCAGGCGTCTGGTATGAGAACGCGCTTCTTGGATTCGGGTCGTGGCTGCTCATGCGTCACGAGTGTGTGGCCATGCGCAATCGCGTAGGCCACCAGGAAGAAGTCCGCCGTATTCGTTAGGAATTCAGTTAGTGCGGCGGCCGTGTAGCCTCGGGACTGAGCCCATGCGGTGATGCGGCCGAAGTGTGCGGTCGTAGCCGAATCAATCGGGCGAAAAAAGTCCGCATGCCCTCTCGCCCAAG from Streptomyces sp. 6-11-2 encodes:
- a CDS encoding SUMF1/EgtB/PvdO family nonheme iron enzyme, producing MPLVTKWTGREVKALREAVRMSLMEFAEKLGVSDRIVSRWEADGEQATLRMVNQAALDTLLAKADQDAQGRFVGILAADDIPTQAVIEPHEDQTSSGEYVKHPGDGKLMAHIPEGIFLSGEDDEPVWVDEFHIDTFPTTNADYARFCAATRHPMPEHWQNGRCPRELYDHPVVHVTWRDANAYATWAGKSLPIAEQWEKAARGTSGRTFPWGDQKTAAKCNVRETGVERTTSVSRYHSGVSPYGVYDMVGNVWEWLATPTTPGRYELRGSAFTSPLFRGAPAVPNDASDTMHDDDTGFRCVATPEQMTPRKA
- a CDS encoding DUF4411 family protein, coding for MYLVDSNVLIEAKNRYYAFDIAPGFWAWLDFAHANQIVCSIEPVKAELVEGGDELATWARGHADFFRPIDSATTAHFGRITAWAQSRGYTAAALTEFLTNTADFFLVAYAIAHGHTLVTHEQPRPESKKRVLIPDACKAMDVTYANTFMMLRSTNARLDLQMPTAA